Below is a window of Brassica napus cultivar Da-Ae chromosome A5, Da-Ae, whole genome shotgun sequence DNA.
GAGAGACAGTTGACGGTGAGCGATACCAGACCTTCCGGAGACGCCGATTAGTGTTCTCTGGGGTGATGGTGAAAGGGAAAGTCCAGCGTTCCTGGAGGAGGACAGAGTGCGATCCACCGTCATTCTCGTCGAGATTTGACCTGTCGCCGCCATGTCGTACAACTTGAAGAACAGAGGTGAAGCAgaggagagagaatgagaaTGAGGTTTTGTGTTAAAACTGAtatttaagagagagagagaggggggaTACAGAAGGAAGGGAGGGGcggagaaagagagacagagaagCGAGGGTTTTGTCTTgttgttattttatgttattgtttgtttgtttggttgtcAGTTATACTGAACCCTCTGACCCAGGTAGAAGCAAGtaacttttttattatatcttcGCATCTACCACATAGTTACTTTTTTTCCTAGTCacattattattatattcttttttaacAACCCTGGTCACATTATATACCACAAAACATAGTatatatgaaatgaaaaaagcaaaaaaagagaaatatccTCAAATTTAAACCAGTTTGTTATGTGAAtgctaaaatttatttgttttatgtgGTCGACCTAAAATTAGCATCCAAAGACCATAACAGGTTGGCTATCCGTTTTTCTTTTGATGTCGGTATTCGAATTTGTGGTTTTGAATTCTCTAATCTTTCGGGTGGTTGGCTACACTACCTGAAACCATTACTCTAATTTTGTTAAAGCTAGCGGcatttgtagatttttttttttgtaacagttCCAGATAAAACTAAATTAGAAATTTTAGCTTATCAGAAAATACCCTTAATCATTAAAACAATTGTTTTGTGACAAAATATATCATTATCTATAAGATATTCATTAAAAGACAATAAGcagatatattttatttatcattatataataaaataaatataaaataataaatatttaaaataaaaaataaagtacaaaataatcaattatacatatattttttttgtttgtttaagatttaacATTTAAaggtaatttaatattttcttgtgtaatgaattttatttttgtgattttcatgtttgtgtattttgttacaatttttttttttgtttttagtatAATGGTTATAGAAGCTTTAATTTAGTTCTGAAATTTCTAAAGTCAATTTTATTTCAATCAAATTTTaagttctcttttttttgacaaacgATTACACAACAAAAGTAAGAATATAaagtcaataaaaaaaatttagaaaaataaattatcacatATATGTGccacatattaagaaaaatactaTGAGAAGTGAATTAAACAAAGATTTAAGAAATTAGTTTTGCTCTCTAATAAGAGATTAAAAGTGATTGGTTGTGGATGTAGATGCTCGAGAGAGCCAAAATTTAGTTCAGAACCATATATATCAACCAATCAAGTGTtcctttcttaaaaaaaaaaaaatacagcaaaaaatctctagaaaacaaaaaaaatggttgTAGAGAGATTTATTTCAGAGCATAAAAACTAGTATTTTACAAAGgtacaacaaaaaaaagttacagcAAATAAATCTACAGATTAAAGCCAAAAACATAAAGGCATAAACATAAAGCCCTTATCAATCAcctcttaaattttttattttttcttccatTTTCATATATCTCTAATGCAAAAAGTGTATTTGATTACTAATATTTGACTAAAACCTTTCGATacacaaaacataattaaactcaATACTTCTGTTTAATGATCTGCATTCTTGACAAGATATCAACAGTGGTGTATCTAACTAAGGGTATGATTGTAATACAGAACAAAAGTCATGCAGATAAGACTGCATTTATTGCACATTCACCTTTCAatatgcaaaacaaaaaaaaacatgtttattaTTATTGGATTACATATCACTAGTGGTAATATTTCATCATCATTATATTGGTCATGATATTCAAAATGAATTAATTCTTTTGATTACTTcaagaattaaattaaaatcattacaaaaataaaagaagcggaatattttaagtaattttgaATTGTACTCCTGATGCTAGCCATCAAGAGAAAATGACAATTATTCTAAGGTAAGTTCATTTTTCACTTTTGAAGTGTTAAAATATGCATTATAATCTTTAGATCTTGATTTAGATAAAGTGAAAGGTCAAAACTATGATAATGTATCTAATAGGaaagaacataaaaaaatttcactCTTAAGTGGTTGTCAACAATATGTTGGGAAAATTGGATTAAAGAATTAAAGCCATAAGAGTTCAGATTATAGATATACGAGAAGCTTTATTTGAAATGAGTGAAAATGATAATTGATCATTTGATCCAAAGTGAAGCAAAACCTTTAGCCATAAACAAACttagtagtttttaatttatattgtctAGTATTATAGCTTGACATATTGCATGTAGTGAAAATGGTTAGTTAACAATTACAGTCAAAGATAGCAAACTGATGTTGCAATGAATGTAGTAAGTGGATTGATTTCTTACTTTTTTAAATATAGAGAAACTGTGATTGTTTATCTATGATGAAAGCAAAAGAAGAAGGAAGTTTGGTAATTAATAGTAATGAAACTATATTATTTATAGAAGAAACATTGATTCAATTACTTTTTATATAATAGATCACTAAGAGTttctaacaataatttttgatgcaatattttttattttaaaagaaaatttgtatttgtatttggagatatttctttttatattttaacttcaacactttgaaaaaatcataaatgtatCTTTGTAgtcttatttattttgattcgGTTTAATTACttcaatttgatttttatttaaattttaataagttaaaattatattttataataatattttttagttatattatattgcATTTAATTACtctttattttaaatctatCTTATAccatttagtttttaatatatatatatatatatattctaataaatttttaatatttgtttgttttagttaaaatatgttaaactaagaaatatcaattttttaattaaccTAATgaacctataaattaaaataaaatttaaatcatttaccaatcaaaaaaatatttgattagtggttctttagttttatatttgttgatgaacatttataattaatttgtgTAAAGTGTATGTTTatacaaaatatgatatataagttagtgtaagaaatatatttgtaactatatttaccatttagtttatttttattaatgtaatatatatatatatatatatattaatttaatagtaatatatgagttattagttttaatatattttaatagtcttgccaaaaataaatacttatataGAAAATTAACATTAATGATGATCTAGACGTTAACATATAGAGCTTTATGAGAAAAATTGTACATGCAATTAGGTTAGTGCCATGTTACATTTTCCAAAGTCATGTCAACATTTTTCTCTTAGAGTGATTGTAATGATGAGATATGTACAAATCACTTGGTAAATAATGTCTAGGAAATTCTATTAGTTCActtgataaaatatttgaacAATACACATTAATACATTATATCAAACTATATTTGGTTTGCTATTTGATTCTACTAAGTTGAAAATGTATGGTGATGATAGTTTAAAGTCATGTTTTCATTTTGtagaaaatagttttaaaacaaaaattgattACGATGTGAATTGATGTGACTTTTCTCTTGAGGTTAAGATTCTTAAATAACTTTTATCAAGTAAGAAGATAAATGTATGTGATGTTTTGTATGTTTTCTATAGAATTTGATAGTTTTGCAAATACTAAAGCTACATATAAAAGTTTACTCACTGTTCTTATTACTATTGATTATggagaattgtttttttttcaaacttgaAGCATTTCAAGTACCTAAAAGCATCTATGTCACAAGAAAAGTTACATGGCTAAGATTTAATAGCAATTGAGAACAATTTTTGAAAGAATTAGATGTTAAATCTTTGATTGATGATTTCGCTTCAAAGCATCTAAATAGAATGACTTATTTGGTTGAATgattatgagaaaaatatttaaacccaAACCAGACCATACAAAATgttcattttaaaatcattcattcatatTTCCTATATACACTTGAATCCAAAAAAATCTCAAAGTTGTGAAACTTCAATCAAGCAAGTCTTGTGAATTATGACTAATCCAGCTGGGTGATTCGTCGTAACAAAGGTTTATTTTAATGAACCATCAATCGAACCGCGTAGATTGTAAAAAGGCTGAGACTTTGAGCTTGAAATAAAAGGTGGTGAATTTGTATGCCTTTTTAAATGTAGCTGTAACCGTTGTCATAGTCATCTCCTATGGAAATGTAACTCATAATGGCAACATAAGACAATGTAGGAAGAAAAAATCAAAGGCTAATGCATTCAACAGATGAGTCCAGCGTGCGTTAGAAAAGAGGGCATTTCATGCTTACAACTGCTGATGCACCAGTCAAAAACATTCTTGGATTGATTCAGCTGAATAAGAAAACATTCATGTAAGTTTTTGATTATGTAAAGACTTAAAAAACATCTATTGTTGCTTTGCAAAATGCAAATGCAAgcgcaaaaaaaaattcaagagtGAGTTTGGTGTTTACATTAAcaagttataaaatatttttgcttGAGGTGATTTAGAGAGTGTTTCTTGCAAAATATACTTTAACCATAAACGCAAAAGCAACCAAACATTAGTGGCCAATATACGAAGTATGTACTTGTTGTCTGGTTCATTGAATATAGATGTACTGTCTAATCCAACGAAGAAAAGCAAAGGCATTGGGAGAAGCACATACATTATCGATGCAAAGCCAAATTAGATTTAGATTCAATGAAATCAAAAGGTTAAAAGTCATCAGTTACCAttgacataaaaatatatattttttctttccaatTCCTTCACTGAGAGTTTCTTACATAAAGCAAACAAGATTTAACAAAATCCTAGTTAGAGtactttaagaaaatataaatttgacaaAATGAAGTTTTCGAGTTCAACTAATTGTCAAAACATTTaaagatgaaaataaaaaaaaaatcctatttttgacataaaataatatttatatactataaatataaatatatctatattattttgaaataattaaattacataccatatattaatttttataataattttatatatgaatcATTTACTGATTTACCAATCACATtgttaaatacataaataacaTCATACAACCTTTGCAACATACTCCTTCTATATTATACTATTACTGATTTACCATCAGCTCTATCAATCAAGACCTAAGTGTAATACACAAACAGTCCTGGGCTATTTTAAAGATCACAATCAATATGTGActcatattttgaaaatctatatgtatcatatttagtgtataataaaatatatgtggGATGGGTAAACCAATAATAAGGGAAGACATGtctagaaattaaaaaaaaaaactattttaccaTTAATGAGAGGTAAAAGGTTGATTGACAATGCAATGTCATTTTAAGTAATATGTCAAAGTTTTATAAGGGTAAATGTTAGGGATGATTATCTTTTAATAGTGTTAAGAAACAATTCTGCGCGTTCGCACAGGAAGAAAAGACGtgtaattttctattttaatgttttacttTAAGAAATTTGTATAATGGTTCAATCATTCCCTAAAAAATGTTTACCAAAATTTTTGTATAggataattgtttttgtttattatatatcaaaaaaattagaaataaaaaagtGTATGAAAATTAGTTGATCTAGGAAACAAACCCACTTGAATTATTTactaaaacatatttaattttaattaaatgtatatatttaataactattaaaaaatatttaatattttgtttcattttagtAGAAAATATTAGTTAAAATAGGAGAATGTAAAATATATGTAGCAAATTAACTACAAATTGGTTGTCGAATTTATAGGGACAATAGGTAGTTAAACCATCAAAATAAATGTTTCAAACAAAATTgttcatttaaataatatacCAATTGAGAATGGGCAAATATTATGTATgcgtttaaaaattaaatagttcTTAGGTAGTATTGTAATATTAAGTAATGTAATCATCTtcgatcattttttttctttttctttgtggCCGTTTTACTTTTTCTGTTACTTATTTCTTTTCATTTAGATCTTCGTCTTCGCTTTGTTTTCTATCTTTCGTTTTTTATGTTatctattttcttgttttaatttGGTTAGaaacattaattttttctttcCCTCCAGCTTCCTCAACagcttatttattattataggctgttatatataaatgtaagtttgtaatttttttataataacataatatttatgttttatgtattaatatcataaatgattaaataaattttatttaaatatttaattttattcaaactTGTGTACTTCCTCAATATTAATTGGGGTGCCTGAAATTCTTGTAACAGTTAAACCAACCGaacttgaattataattaaagGAAGTGAATTTAACATtgaatttgtaaatttttactATAAGTTTTTCTGATAAGAAGGATATAATCGCGTTATCACTTGAATCATTATATGATTGTTTCTGAATATACTAATGATAAATCTTAGTTTTTATAcagttttgtattttaattattataagtACTACACTTACATGAAATTTAATCAAGTATGTTGCTGATTTACCCATAATTCTAGTCATGTCTTTGTTGAATGTGGTTAATAATGCAGTATCTGAATTATCTTCGACAATAAGTTCAAGTTTATACTTATTTAAATATGTTGTATTAATATTTGTTAGTTATGTAAATTTAAACACTTTAATTGTTCTTAATTACCGTAATTTGCCAACAATATCTagttttttgcatttttttttcaaataaggtttccatctcttttttttaaaagtattttagcAAAATGATTACAAGATATATAATTCCATCCATTCCTTGAactaatttcaataatttttcctTCAATGGTAAACTCTTTCTCCTACAATATATGTTGTaccaagaattttttttcatataattatgattattagaattttgaaagttaaaagatAATAGTAAGAGAATTAGTGTTTTCTCTACCTCGAACAAATCTGTGGCAATGAAGTCTAGTATTTCTGTTATTTTGATAATGTTATCATTTGATTTCCTTTAACTGTTTTCACCCTTCAGTTGTATTGGAAGTATTTTGTATTGaccacaaaattaatttattttatgtactatattatttatattaatttatattttttagaaggttatattttttttgaaagattgAATAGTACTTAAAGGATCATCTTGATGTATTTTGGAAGCGGACGTTGTGTTTAAAATATCCTATTATtaagtagtttttaatttatggtTAAAAGTAAGTAATTTATgtaaatgaaatataatatttttttagaaaacctgAATAAGTTTTGGATCTTCCGTCAAATTTCTAGTCAAATGGCATTATACTATGTTTATAGTTTATgaatattcaatatatattatattagaaatatttatagaaatactattatataattattttttacgtATGTTAACGTGGAAGACTATTTGAGATATGgccaaaagataaaagaaattcTCCAAAGACGTGTCAATGCTATTTGAGCTAGATCAATATGTTTCCTTTTTCATACAACTAATCAAGTCAAAGCTATAATATATCAAAGATGTATCTTGAAATAATTACGCATTAATATTTACAACCAAAGAACTCTAGATAATCTATGAAAcgaaacaaacatataaattcACAGAAATTGAGAAAAGAATTGCAGTACTGAAAACAATAACTTACATGTCATCCATAGTGGCGATAGGGCGATCGTACGGTCAGTCGGATACTTGCTAACAGTAAGACACCTGCAAAATATTAACGAAAGTGATGTGTTATGTGTAAGTCTTAAAAAACAACATAtgaaaattgaattgtttttggCAATTAAAGATACACAAAAATAACTTGCTTCAGATTGCAGAgtgatttttctttaaaagttGCATGTTTGTTTGGGAGTATTAGCTAATTGCTGTGAAGCGTTTATATAGAGAAACTTGTTGATATCTTCGAGATAATATATAAGaccatttaaaaatatagaatcgTTGATATTCAGAGAATCTAGGTAACAAAGTTGGTTTGCAACGACTCAACACGTAATATATGGAGAAGATTTTTGAAAGGAACAAACATTTGGTTCCCAACGTTCAAAAGTCAATGATTTTTGACTGAGATTGATTCAAAGCAGACGAGGTTCCAGCGGAAGGTTTGTAGGACTGTGAGGCCGAGGTGAACGGTGGAGGAGGAGAGAAACACCGAGTGGTTAGGGATTTGGCGAAAAGGAGGAGACGTCGGAGGCGAAGCGATTACAGTGGTGGTGAAGAACGgaggaaaaagagagaaagcTATTTTTGGTTTCTTCGATAAAGATTCGAAAGTCAGATAAAAAAGGTAGGATTTGCTTCCtcttgttttttattaaaaagctcATCAAAATCTATTATACCTAATTCCTAACGTAAATCTATGGGATATTGAATAACAGGTGAAATTAATTCTTTCCATATTCTAATTTATAAATCCTTAAtccaataacagtggattttaaaTCACTTTCTTCAAATCCACAATTGAATAACACTGAATTTCATTTCAGAGTTAGATTCTATCAAACTCTATTAAACTTCCCAATCCAATAACACCCCCTAAAATCTGACCAACCAGATTGTAATTTAACTAATTTTcggatttttctttttatcgTGTTGGatcaaattttagttaaattttggTTAGATGAgtcatatttaattaattaacgGGAGAATTAAACTTAGTTAATGTCTCTGACGTCTATGTCACTTTTTGGATTAATTAAATTTAGCTTATGATGTTAACTACATAATATCATTAATTTGAGTGATGTTGTCATgcataacatatattttgtttagCTAGATTAGATATATAGAACCGTGAGGATTTcattagtttataaaaataaacaaaaagtattAGTTTAATATGGATGCTAGCCATGTGATAGTTAATACCTCAGATAGTCAACAATCATTTTTCcttattagtaaaataaataataagacaATTAAATGTTATGACTCTTTTAGAAATGGTCCAATATGAAATATCACACGTGAACGAAGTCAtgccttttattttaatagtatagatgattGGATTGTTGTCCATCAAATAATCACCGAAAAGAAAGgtctaaagaagaagaagtaaaactACATTTGTATCTTCAATGAATCAAtgttaattagtatttttttcgctaaaaaatattagagttgaattaatataaatttagaatacAGTTTTAGAACAGATTTCATTATCGAAATCATAAAAGAATATGTAACACATAAAACCAATGAATCAATCTTCAATTTAACAGAATAGCACAACAAAAAAGCtcaaataaaataacattaaaggTCTGTTATATACTGTATCTGTAAGTGGTAAGAGGGATGAAGATTATTAATAATCTGGCAATCAAATACAACATGTTTCAACCTCAATTCTTCTTTAACATTCGTTATCAAACtctatgaaaaagaaaaaaatcagttaACTAAGAGAAACTATATTTCTATAAAACAATTACCTAGGACTTGACAAGCTCAACAACTATTTCCAAAAAAAACCGATAGAATCAATTTAAATTGAGACAGTGTTTCAAACAAACAAGAGCGGAACTTTGAATGAATTTGGACCAAACAACGCGATAATCATACCGACTAATGTTAGATTTATTCCAGGTGATAAAATACCCTTAACGATCAAATCTTTTCACAGACCACCCGAATGTTGATGCCTAGGCATGGGGATTCGAGATTTTGGATCGGGTTCAGATCGGTTCTTTTCAAGTATGTATCTTTCGGATACTAGACACTTGGATCCAATTAGATATTTGGAAATTTTGGGTTTggattcgggtcggttcctttcGTATACGGATCGGTTAagatctataattaaaatacctataaaatatttataattttctggGTCCGTAACGAACCGGGTTCAAGTATTTAAGAttgaaaaactcaaattatCAAAACTTCATCAAAATTAGCTAATTCATCATATTTATCGAAAGTtctaaaaataaccaaaaaaaataatcaagttAGGCagtttaaactctaaatttgccatttaaaattttacattaattgaaaatattacaaaaataataataaatattgcaaacaaaaatataatacaattaaatcataaattaaatatatataaactagtcTTGGATATTCACATTTTTGATCAGATATAAATCGATTTTTATTTGGTCGGATCTATTCGAGtcagttatttttttatttggatttattCGTGTAAgttctttttgggtttttgtttttggtagaaaaattttaaacccaatTAAATACTTGTATATTTTTGTTCGGTTTTGAATCAAGTGTTTTCCAAAGTTTGGATGGGTGGGGGAAAATTCTCTTGATGCGCTTCAAAATTTTAGACATTGCCTAAaaggctaaaatatatatagattcttATATGTAAAATCGAAATTGTTATCAGGCATGAATGCATGATAACGTTCATGATAATTAGGGTAAATCCGCTAATAGTCGATGTCACGTGTCAAAAAGGATTGCATTCAGTCAACACTGATAAAACAAGTGTCAACTGCAGTCCGAAGCGGGTCGAAGATATTTAGTCCTGGTTAGATCCATTCTGAACCACGTTCTGAAGATGAACTAAAGTTGGATTTGTTTTTAGTAAAATTACAAACAGAAATTGTGTGGGACTGTACATTCCATTccacacacaaaagaaaaaaaaaaaaaactaatttcaatTGCCGACtgaataataataaagattatCATCGAAAGACACGTACACCGACTTGGGCTCCTGACACTTAAAAGGCCTTATATATCTTCAAGTTGtccatttataaaaataaaaagccaGCTGGCACTAACAATGATGATATGAAATACAGCAAAAAtacaaaacagaagaaaattCCATTCCATTCCCTTCGGTTTTTCTTCCCCTTCCTCTCGACGACaaagataaaaatttaaaacaatctattcagACCTTTGCTCGAACACTCTCCGTAAGTTTCTTCCCTCTCAATCTCTCGCTTCGATCCCCTAATTCCGGTTCACCGTTTCGTTGTCCTTGTCCCGATCTGAACTAATCCGATTCGTCTAATTTTTGTTCTCCGGAAATACTTCGTGGAATCATTTCTGTGATGATTAggaaaatttgatttatttcaTCTCTTTCTTGATTGTTGATTCTTGTATAGTCACGACATGTtggatttttgaatttttgtaataACATATTTCTAGGGTTGCCTAAGTAGTTTTAGTTTcgattaatttttgtttttcatccTTTTTTCAgcgaaaggaaaaaaaaaaagggctgAGTCAAGCATACATAAAGGAGCTGAGTCGTTAAAGAACAAAATGGCATGTAGAGGTTGTTTGGAGTGTTTGCTAAAGTTACTCAACTTTCTTCTGGCGGTTGCTGGACTTGGCATGATTGGTTATGGTATCTACTTGTTTGTCGAGTACCAGAGAGCAACCGATAACAACTCTCTTAACTTCACCGGCGACGACCAAAGCTACGTCTCTTACGGGAGACCCATGCTTATGTCTCTCGCTCTCTCTTCCAATGTCTTTGACAACCTCCCCAAAGCTTGGTATGTATATGTCTTTTACTAGTTATTTTTTTCTGTGTCCCAAAAAACATAATCTTGGTCACGTAAAACTGAACTGCAGGTTCATCTACTTGTTCATTGGTATCGGCGTGGCCCTGTTTGTTATTTCATGCTGTGGCTGTGTTGGTACTTGTTCCAGGAACGTCTGCTGCTTATCTTGTGTATCCTGGCTCACCATGCTTCTCTTTGATTTGTTTGCTCTTGTGAATCTGTCATTATTACTACTCTCTGCTTTACAAACAACCTTTTAGATTCCTTAATTGAGATTAGTACTCTCTGCTTCTCATCTTGTTGATCTTGGCGGAGCTTGGAGCTGCTGCGTTTATCTTCTTCGACAACAGCTGGAGAGATGTGAGTGTTCTGAAGTCAGGACTGTACTCAATTCTTAGCTAACCATTTTGTATATCTGTTCTCTAGGAAATTCCTTCTGACAGGACTGGAAACTTCGATACTATCTATAACTTCCTCAGAGAAAACTGGAACATTGTGAGATGGGTAGCTCTAGGAGCCGTTGTTTTCGAGGTAAGAGCAAGCAAGCTTTTGATATCAGTATTAAATATTGTTGATGAATAAAACTTGTCTGCAAAGCTCtcttgaaaaatttaatatccCTGTGTAAGTGCTTGTATGGTCTTTACATTGAAATACTACTCAGAATATTGCAATGGAAACATACTATCACCTCTAAAAACTCTTAATGCTGTCTTGTTTACTCGCAGGCTTTGCTTTTCTTGCTTGCCCTTATGGTTAGGGCAGCTAATACACCAGCGGAGTATGACAGTGATGACGAGTTTATTACTCCACCAAGGCAGATCAGGCAGCCATTCATCAACCGCCAACCTGCCCCTGTTACTGGTGTCCCAGTCGCTCCTACTTTAGACCAACGCCCGAGCCGCAGTGACCCTTGGAGTGCACGTATGAGGGAGAAGGTAACATGATTAAATTGCTTAAAAGCTTTTGAAACAACAAGTGAAAAGAAACGAGATACTCTTGAGATTCGctgatgtgttttttttttttttttgttgaaccaGTATGGGCTTGACACATCTGAGTTCACATACAATCCCTCAGAGTCGCACCGGTTCCAGCAAATGCCAACGCaaccaaatgaagaaaagagTCGATGCACCATCATGTGAGTCCATGCTAAAAGGTCTTCAAAAGAGAGAGTTCAGTCGGTTCTCTTTTCCTGTTTTCTTGTCTTCGTGTGTAGCAATCAAGAGAGTCAGTGAAACTAGAGGGTTGTTTCTAGGTTGATGATAATTGACTCCTAGCATTGGAGATCTCTCTAATCAACCTAGAAAACTCTTTTTGTTGTGTCTTTGTAGTCGTTTGTAATTTCATCTTTGGTTGTTTGATTCGGTCCTataattcttattatatataaaattcatctGCTTCATCATGTTATCTAGGTTTTAAGACCAAGTTTTATGAGAGTTTTCATGAATACACACACCTAAACATGTTAAAGAGAGTCGAGAAGATGATATACATTTTTGGTTCTTCATTTGGTGACCTCCATCGGTCCAGATTTGaacaatttcaaatatatgaaaaaacttggtcttttggatttttgtttgatttaaaaaaactaaaagtgatactttgagaacatcatgtttaaattttgaagtttctttacAGAACGGTACGCATTTAAACATAGTTCAAGAATCAATATTCATGGAAATTCAAAAGTCTACCGAGTGctcgacctttttttttttaaatgaaat
It encodes the following:
- the LOC125608739 gene encoding tobamovirus multiplication protein 2A-like → MACRGCLECLLKLLNFLLAVAGLGMIGYGIYLFVEYQRATDNNSLNFTGDDQSYVSYGRPMLMSLALSSNVFDNLPKAWFIYLFIGIGVALFVISCCGCVGTCSRNVCCLSCYSLLLILLILAELGAAAFIFFDNSWRDEIPSDRTGNFDTIYNFLRENWNIVRWVALGAVVFEALLFLLALMVRAANTPAEYDSDDEFITPPRQIRQPFINRQPAPVTGVPVAPTLDQRPSRSDPWSARMREKYGLDTSEFTYNPSESHRFQQMPTQPNEEKSRCTIM